In the genome of Mercurialis annua linkage group LG8, ddMerAnnu1.2, whole genome shotgun sequence, the window ATCTTCCACAACTATACACAGTCAATTAAACGTCAAATGAGGGGAAAAAACATCTAAATAACAGAATTGAGCAAGTAGATTTCAGTGTTTAGCCAAGGATCATGCTATCAATTGAGTCTTCCTTCTTGGGACCATGTCACATTAACCTTCTCCTTCTGGATTCACGTAATGATCTGTTATCAGCATCTGAATCTCCAGGAAGTTCACTTCTTCTCCTGGAAGTTGAAGAGGAATTGGCTGCCATCGAATTGCTCTTTTATCTATTTTGCAATTCTATATTTCTTGAACATTCAGCTCTTCTACTAGTAGAAGATGATGAGATGGGTGTAACAGAACTGCTTTCTCCAACATTGATAATTCTCTGGTTTTCTGATGGGAGAACAGTATAGCTACTAAAAGACGATGAAGGACGATGACCCAATATTAAATCCACATCAGCTTCATTATTATCTAGAATTTGGTTAGTTTGTACTGCAGCAGCAGTGATGCTAGAAAAAGAGTTTCTATCAATATCACCCGATTGTCGCTGATAGTTTGTTCTCATACGGCAACGATGAATAGAATCCTCCAGGTTATCAACTAGTCTTTCTACAGAATCCACTGCAGAGTTCATTGCAGATGAAAGAAAAGAGAGTGATGCAGATCCCTGTGACAATCGCCTTGAAACTTGAGAGAAATCGTGATGCTGATTGTTCTGTGCCTGCATGACAGGCAGTGCCTGGGAAGTAAAGGATTGATTGACCCATCTTTCACCATTCTCCTCTGACCGAGATCTCTCCTCCATTTCGACTATCCTATTATATACCCTTATGTTCAAATCAATCACAGAGGAGCTTGGTCTACGATTGATGACTTTCTGCCTCAGACTTTCAACTCTTTGTGCACCGGGCCTAGGAGGGACCTTCGAGCCAGAATCTATCAACTTGGACTTCTGGGTTTTAGTATTGTTACCATTTCCATAAATTGGAATAAC includes:
- the LOC126659691 gene encoding uncharacterized protein LOC126659691, with product MQRRIRRQHNNTHQMLDNPMESTTEVRSDDALISNGIGVSVNHNDGILRSSGVGVAAPEMALEAGKFVKRNNTHLIAKALGTDTDVLKIKGYKRRFFDCNICLTNAREPILTQCGHLFCWSCFYHLSYVHLNVKECPACMGEVTDASVIPIYGNGNNTKTQKSKLIDSGSKVPPRPGAQRVESLRQKVINRRPSSSVIDLNIRVYNRIVEMEERSRSEENGERWVNQSFTSQALPVMQAQNNQHHDFSQVSRRLSQGSASLSFLSSAMNSAVDSVERLVDNLEDSIHRCRMRTNYQRQSGDIDRNSFSSITAAAVQTNQILDNNEADVDLILGHRPSSSFSSYTVLPSENQRIINVGESSSVTPISSSSTSRRAECSRNIELQNR